In Sphingomonas sp. SORGH_AS_0950, the following are encoded in one genomic region:
- a CDS encoding M3 family metallopeptidase, whose protein sequence is MTINPLLADTDLPDFAAVRPEHLVPAALALIADARAAADRIGGSNASDFADVVLASERAGFAIARGWSPAGHLHSVADTPELRAAYAEAQAMLAEYGLEAGQDPRLFSAFNRVDLAPLTETEARAVVLARRDFTLSGVGLDDAAKARFREIGVELNKLTTEFGNAVLDSSEAWGEHVTDEALLSGLTDNAKAILAAYAAEKELDGWLVTLREPSVQAILTQADNRDLRARVAKAYATRASDQAADPTHDNSARIDRILELRHEAARLLGFSDAAARSVETKMAQSADEALAFLSDLAARARPLAERELAEASAYAAETFGIAKLEPWDTGYVAEHMRRERFGVDREAIRAYFPLPRVMEGTTALIERLYGIRLVERPGVSVWNDAVHYYDVQDASGEIVAGVYCDFHARAGKRGGAWMDVCRPRFRDADRFHRPIAYLTCNFPPATGDTPALLAHGDVVTLLHEFGHVLHHLLTEVDLPSIGGISSVEWDAVELPSQFMENFAWDRDTLTQLSAHVETGEPLPDDLFAKMLAARRFQAGLFLLRQIEFATFDLRLHRDFDPAQGGRVMAVLNAVRDEVAVIRPPEWNRFPHSFAHIFAGGYAAGYYSYLWAELLSADAFAAFAEEGQVAGDRFRREVLARGASRPAAENFRAFRGRAPEPDALLRHHGLAA, encoded by the coding sequence AGCATCTGGTGCCCGCCGCCCTGGCGCTGATCGCCGATGCCCGCGCCGCCGCCGACCGGATCGGCGGATCCAACGCCAGCGATTTCGCCGATGTCGTGCTGGCCAGCGAGCGCGCGGGGTTCGCGATAGCGCGCGGCTGGTCGCCCGCCGGGCATCTTCATTCGGTCGCCGACACCCCCGAGCTGCGCGCCGCCTATGCCGAGGCGCAGGCGATGCTCGCCGAATATGGGCTGGAGGCCGGACAGGATCCGCGCCTGTTCTCCGCGTTCAACCGGGTCGACCTCGCGCCGCTGACCGAGACCGAGGCCCGCGCGGTCGTGCTGGCCCGCCGTGACTTCACTTTGTCGGGCGTCGGGCTGGACGATGCGGCCAAGGCGCGGTTCCGTGAGATCGGGGTCGAGCTGAACAAGCTGACCACCGAGTTCGGCAATGCCGTGCTCGATTCGAGCGAGGCCTGGGGCGAGCACGTCACCGACGAGGCGCTGCTGTCGGGCCTGACCGACAATGCCAAGGCGATCCTGGCCGCCTATGCCGCCGAAAAGGAGCTGGATGGTTGGCTCGTCACGCTGCGCGAACCCAGCGTTCAGGCGATTCTGACCCAGGCCGACAATCGCGACCTGCGCGCGCGTGTCGCCAAGGCCTATGCCACCCGCGCCTCGGACCAGGCCGCCGATCCCACCCATGACAACAGCGCCCGGATCGACCGCATCCTGGAGTTGCGCCATGAGGCCGCCCGGCTGCTCGGCTTCTCCGACGCCGCCGCGCGCTCGGTCGAGACCAAGATGGCGCAGTCGGCCGACGAGGCGCTGGCCTTCCTGTCCGACCTGGCCGCACGAGCCCGCCCGCTGGCGGAGCGCGAACTGGCCGAGGCGAGCGCCTATGCCGCCGAGACATTCGGCATCGCCAAGCTGGAGCCCTGGGACACCGGCTATGTCGCCGAGCATATGCGCCGCGAACGCTTCGGCGTCGATCGCGAGGCGATCCGCGCCTATTTCCCCCTGCCCCGCGTCATGGAGGGCACGACCGCGCTGATCGAGCGGCTCTATGGCATTCGCCTGGTCGAGCGGCCGGGCGTATCGGTGTGGAATGACGCCGTCCACTATTATGACGTGCAGGATGCGAGCGGCGAGATCGTCGCGGGCGTCTATTGTGATTTCCATGCACGCGCGGGCAAGCGCGGGGGTGCCTGGATGGACGTGTGCCGTCCGCGCTTCCGCGATGCCGACCGGTTCCATCGGCCGATCGCCTATCTGACCTGCAACTTCCCGCCCGCGACGGGCGATACGCCCGCGCTGCTGGCACACGGCGATGTGGTCACGCTGCTCCACGAGTTCGGCCATGTGCTCCACCATCTGCTCACCGAGGTCGACCTGCCCTCGATCGGCGGGATTTCCAGCGTGGAATGGGATGCGGTCGAGCTGCCCAGCCAGTTCATGGAGAATTTCGCCTGGGACCGCGACACGCTGACCCAGTTGTCCGCGCATGTCGAAACCGGCGAGCCGCTGCCCGACGACCTGTTCGCCAAGATGCTGGCGGCGCGGCGGTTCCAGGCCGGGCTGTTCCTGCTGCGCCAGATCGAATTCGCGACCTTCGACCTGCGGCTGCATCGTGACTTCGACCCGGCACAGGGCGGCCGGGTGATGGCGGTGCTGAACGCGGTGCGCGACGAGGTGGCGGTGATTCGCCCGCCCGAATGGAATCGCTTCCCGCACAGCTTCGCCCATATCTTTGCGGGCGGCTATGCGGCGGGCTATTACAGCTATCTCTGGGCCGAGCTGCTGTCGGCCGATGCCTTCGCCGCCTTTGCCGAGGAAGGCCAGGTGGCGGGCGACCGGTTCCGCCGCGAGGTGCTGGCGCGCGGGGCGAGTCGTCCGGCCGCCGAGAATTTCCGCGCTTTCCGCGGCCGCGCGCCGGAGCCGGATGCGCTGCTGCGCCATCACGGGCTGGCCGCCTGA